A DNA window from Peromyscus leucopus breed LL Stock chromosome 3, UCI_PerLeu_2.1, whole genome shotgun sequence contains the following coding sequences:
- the Mturn gene encoding maturin, whose product MDFQKLADVAEKWCSCTPFELIAAEETERRMDFYADPGVSFYVLCPDNGCGDSFHVWSESEDCLPFLQLAQDYISSCGKKTLHEVLEKVFKSFRPLLGLPDAEDETFEEYNADVEEEEPEADHPQMGVSQQ is encoded by the exons ATGGACTTCCAGAAGCTGGCAGATGTCGCGGAGAAGTGGTGTTCCTGCACGCCCTTCGAGCTCATCGCCGCCGAGGAGACCGAGCGCAGGATGGACTTCTATGCCGACCCGGGCGTATCCTTCTACGTGCTGTGTCCCGACAACGGCTGCGGCGACAGTTTT CACGTGTGGAGCGAGAGTGAGGACTGCCTGCCCTTCTTGCAGCTGGCACAGGATTACATCTCTTCCTGCGGCAAGAAGACGCTCCATGAAGTCTTGGAAAAAGTCTTCAAGTCCTTCAGACCT CTGCTGGGGCTTCCAGATGCAGAAGACGAAACATTTGAAGAGTACAATGcagatgtggaggaagaggagccagaggcagaccACCCACAAATGGGGGTCAGTCAGCAATAA